One Pseudodesulfovibrio senegalensis DNA segment encodes these proteins:
- the fliR gene encoding flagellar biosynthetic protein FliR codes for MDIFNFKPAEVMSFYLTFFRVSIVLFLLPFYGGRSIPTLIKAALALAISLAIWPQLSFPGSMFPASPWNILVMLLGEVALGMTLGLMVRILFSAVQTGGHIIGFQMGFAMVNVVDPLTGVSEAVTAHFLYMCTMLTFLALNGHLYLLQALASSFEYIPPGKFLINSVIAEQVFTYSKQLFILAIKIAAPVMVAVFLVDLSLALISKAAPQMNVLVLGFPVKIGVGFIFVGSLFTVLAMHVEAFIRGLGPFFINMLKAISQG; via the coding sequence ATGGATATTTTCAATTTCAAACCTGCAGAAGTCATGAGCTTCTATCTGACCTTTTTCAGGGTCAGCATAGTACTCTTTCTGCTTCCCTTTTACGGCGGCAGGTCCATACCCACTCTGATCAAGGCTGCTTTGGCCCTGGCCATATCTCTGGCAATATGGCCCCAGTTGTCTTTTCCGGGCTCAATGTTTCCGGCCAGTCCATGGAACATTCTGGTCATGCTCCTCGGAGAAGTGGCGCTCGGCATGACTTTGGGACTCATGGTGCGCATTCTTTTTTCGGCCGTCCAGACCGGGGGCCATATCATCGGCTTCCAAATGGGGTTTGCCATGGTCAACGTGGTCGACCCCCTTACCGGCGTCAGTGAGGCGGTAACCGCACATTTTCTTTACATGTGTACGATGCTGACTTTTCTCGCGCTGAACGGCCATCTGTACCTGCTTCAGGCCCTCGCTTCGAGCTTTGAATACATTCCTCCCGGCAAATTCCTGATCAATTCAGTCATAGCGGAACAGGTGTTCACCTACAGCAAGCAATTGTTCATACTGGCCATCAAGATAGCAGCCCCTGTCATGGTTGCTGTTTTCCTTGTTGACCTGTCGCTGGCACTTATTTCAAAGGCTGCGCCGCAAATGAACGTTTTGGTTCTTGGTTTTCCCGTCAAGATCGGCGTGGGCTTCATCTTTGTGGGTAGCCTTTTCACGGTTCTCGCCATGCATGTCGAGGCTTTCATTCGCGGCCTGGGTCCATTTTTCATCAACATGCTCAAAGCCATTTCCCAAGGCTGA
- a CDS encoding FliA/WhiG family RNA polymerase sigma factor, whose protein sequence is MAISNSSGKNSSFKSSPWLDLEAGATAWEDFSPRDRENIVRHYAPKIRILALRMKAKLPQSVELNELISAGSLGLLDALGKFNPELGIKFQTYSENRIKGAMLDELRRMDWFSRGLRQKVKTLEDAMRQIEHETGAPATPRQIEKHTGLSEKEVQQGLEALQNQMCISIDAFHENILTKGDKQDDEPFQSTAFQELVDKVAHLIDELTPREKLVISLYYGEELNMKETAEVMDITEGRVSQLHSQALIKLRKNFKSRYENE, encoded by the coding sequence ATGGCAATATCAAATTCTTCTGGAAAAAACTCCTCTTTCAAGAGCAGTCCGTGGCTTGATCTGGAGGCGGGAGCAACGGCGTGGGAGGACTTCTCCCCTCGGGACAGGGAAAACATTGTCCGCCACTACGCTCCCAAAATCCGCATCCTCGCCCTGCGAATGAAAGCAAAGCTGCCCCAATCTGTTGAGCTCAACGAGCTCATCAGTGCCGGCAGTTTGGGGTTGCTTGATGCCTTGGGCAAATTCAACCCCGAATTAGGTATCAAATTCCAGACCTATTCGGAGAACCGCATCAAAGGCGCAATGCTTGACGAATTGCGTAGAATGGATTGGTTTTCCAGAGGCTTGCGTCAGAAAGTGAAAACACTGGAAGATGCCATGCGCCAGATAGAACACGAAACCGGAGCCCCGGCCACGCCGCGCCAGATTGAAAAGCATACGGGACTCTCAGAAAAAGAAGTTCAGCAAGGCCTTGAAGCCCTGCAAAACCAGATGTGCATCAGTATAGATGCCTTTCACGAAAACATACTGACCAAGGGAGACAAGCAGGACGACGAGCCGTTTCAATCCACGGCTTTTCAGGAACTTGTTGACAAGGTTGCACATCTCATTGATGAATTGACCCCAAGAGAAAAACTGGTAATATCATTGTACTACGGCGAGGAATTGAACATGAAGGAAACGGCCGAGGTTATGGACATAACCGAAGGCAGAGTTTCCCAACTGCATTCCCAGGCCTTGATCAAACTGAGAAAAAACTTTAAATCTCGATATGAAAATGAATAA
- the flhB gene encoding flagellar biosynthesis protein FlhB — protein MAQDPSKTEKATPKRRNKARKEGQVPKGEEIQKVVGLVTGLLAIRFLIGYLYERIAKIFYWAFTEGISLEITRDNAYPLFAWCVKQIAVIVLPIMFLLAFFSFLTMRLQVGKLWTTKPLQPKFSKIFNIISGLKKILISPEVFVRLAKSVFQASAVAMAPYIVLQQEYGKLLPMFYATPANIAAYILSTGYKMVCYALVPMLLIAIADLVYKFYKYEEGLKMTKDEIKDERKQAEGDPKVKQKQQQKAMEFMAQRMMQDVPRADVVVTNPTHIAVALRYNALEAPAPLILAKGAGPIAEKIKEIARENLIPIQENKPLAQALYKQVEIGDMIPEELFQAVASILAKLDKFKKK, from the coding sequence ATGGCCCAGGACCCAAGCAAAACAGAAAAAGCGACTCCAAAACGTCGCAACAAGGCCCGTAAGGAAGGCCAGGTACCCAAAGGAGAAGAAATCCAGAAAGTCGTCGGACTCGTTACCGGCTTGCTGGCTATCCGATTTCTGATCGGCTATCTCTACGAACGAATTGCCAAAATTTTCTACTGGGCCTTCACGGAGGGAATCAGCCTCGAAATAACCCGCGACAATGCCTATCCCCTGTTTGCATGGTGTGTGAAACAAATAGCCGTAATCGTTCTGCCCATCATGTTTTTGCTGGCCTTTTTTTCCTTTCTCACCATGCGGCTTCAAGTCGGAAAATTGTGGACCACCAAACCCCTGCAACCCAAATTTTCAAAAATATTCAACATCATTTCCGGATTGAAGAAAATCCTCATCAGTCCGGAAGTATTCGTCCGCCTGGCCAAAAGCGTATTTCAGGCATCAGCAGTGGCAATGGCCCCTTATATCGTGCTCCAGCAGGAGTATGGCAAACTCTTGCCCATGTTCTATGCTACGCCAGCAAACATTGCGGCCTACATCCTGTCCACCGGATACAAAATGGTGTGCTACGCCTTGGTCCCCATGCTGCTGATAGCCATCGCCGACCTCGTGTACAAATTCTACAAATACGAGGAAGGTCTTAAAATGACCAAAGACGAAATCAAGGATGAAAGAAAACAGGCTGAAGGCGATCCCAAGGTTAAGCAAAAACAGCAACAAAAGGCGATGGAGTTCATGGCGCAACGCATGATGCAGGATGTACCCCGCGCCGATGTGGTCGTTACCAACCCTACCCATATTGCTGTCGCCCTTCGCTACAACGCTCTTGAGGCTCCGGCACCGCTCATCCTTGCCAAGGGCGCGGGCCCTATTGCCGAGAAAATCAAAGAAATTGCACGCGAAAACCTCATTCCCATCCAGGAAAACAAGCCTCTGGCACAAGCCTTGTATAAACAGGTGGAGATCGGTGACATGATCCCGGAAGAACTGTTTCAGGCAGTTGCGTCCATCCTTGCCAAGCTTGATAAATTCAAGAAGAAATAA
- a CDS encoding MinD/ParA family protein, which produces MNSRFPMVFSVTSGKGGVGKTNISVNLAYTLAQSGKNVVLLDADLGLANVDVLLGMAPKYNIFHLFQEDMTLDKVMLDTPYGFRILPASSGVSDMVNLDKGQKLDLLDAMDALEDEIDYLIVDTGAGINDNVLYFNLAVQERLVVLTPEPTSLTDAYALIKVLKMYHGVERFRVLVNMVKDQKTAKDVYIKLANACDHFLDGVSLDLVGFIPFDKNVRNSVVAQIPFCHGEPDTPASRALVQAAKLVNGWKPTTATDGNIKFFWKKLLFQEQSVA; this is translated from the coding sequence ATGAACTCACGATTTCCCATGGTTTTTTCCGTCACCTCCGGCAAAGGCGGCGTCGGCAAAACAAACATATCCGTCAACTTGGCATACACGCTTGCCCAGTCCGGCAAGAACGTCGTCCTGCTCGATGCAGACCTCGGTCTGGCCAATGTGGACGTTCTTCTTGGGATGGCTCCCAAGTACAATATATTTCATCTTTTTCAGGAAGACATGACCCTCGACAAAGTCATGCTGGACACTCCTTATGGTTTTCGCATACTTCCGGCATCCTCCGGAGTGAGCGACATGGTCAATCTGGACAAAGGGCAGAAACTGGATCTTCTTGATGCCATGGATGCTCTGGAAGACGAAATAGATTACCTGATCGTGGACACCGGAGCCGGCATCAACGACAACGTGCTCTACTTCAACCTCGCCGTGCAGGAACGGCTTGTGGTCCTCACTCCTGAGCCCACGTCGCTGACAGATGCCTATGCATTGATAAAGGTTTTGAAGATGTACCACGGCGTGGAACGCTTCCGTGTTCTGGTAAACATGGTTAAAGACCAAAAGACCGCAAAGGATGTATACATAAAGCTGGCCAATGCCTGCGACCATTTTCTGGACGGGGTTTCTCTGGATCTTGTCGGGTTCATTCCCTTTGACAAAAACGTCCGCAACTCGGTCGTGGCGCAGATTCCGTTCTGCCACGGCGAGCCGGACACCCCTGCCAGCAGGGCGCTGGTGCAGGCGGCAAAGCTTGTGAACGGTTGGAAACCAACGACGGCAACAGATGGCAATATCAAATTCTTCTGGAAAAAACTCCTCTTTCAAGAGCAGTCCGTGGCTTGA
- the flhA gene encoding flagellar biosynthesis protein FlhA produces the protein MSQKAAASDIFNVDYSKFAKQGDLLLAIGVVVILFVMLIPLPTMFIDFMLTVSISLGLVVLITSMFMESPLEFSIFPSLLLVTTMLRLALNVATTRAILLHGDEGTSAAGSVIQSFGEFVVGGNYVIGVVIFMILFILNKTVIVQGTTRIAEVAARFTLDSMPGKQMAVEADLNAGLIDEDQARAERDKIRRESDFYGAMDGAGKFVSGDVNAGLMITAINIIGGFFIGILQKDMNWMDAAHTYTLLTIGDGLVATIPSLIISTSAGIIVSRAAAEAKMGEEFIGQLTFHHRALRLVSAILLVFAIVPGMPTLPFMTLATITFVVSQISRKQHQSFGDADASEQTPDTPTLDTPEEVQALLPLDQLELEVGYGLIPLVDEEQNGNLLSRIRSIRRQYALDMGVVIPSLHLRDNLQLKPGEYRLLIKGNPVAQAELLIDHYLAMDPGDAKHRIEGVETVEPAFNLPAVWIPEAQKEEAMLAGYTVVDPATVVATHLTEVFRRNLHEFIGRQEVQDLLDNLQKRAPKAVESLVPGVLSLGAVQKVFQGLVQENVSIRDLLTIVETLADYGIATQDPAQLIEYVRSRMGRTIVKPYLGEDNTLSIFTLHPGIDETLTQGLRPAEQGGYLALEPGTAQQIIQAINHTVENAFVAEGQPVLLASPQLRPHLAQLLHRFIPTLPILSQAEIPADIKIQSLATVEIQ, from the coding sequence ATGTCTCAAAAAGCTGCCGCGTCTGACATTTTCAACGTCGACTACAGCAAGTTCGCCAAACAGGGCGATCTGCTTCTGGCCATCGGAGTTGTTGTCATCCTTTTTGTGATGCTCATTCCCTTGCCCACAATGTTCATCGACTTCATGCTCACGGTCAGCATATCCTTGGGCCTTGTCGTGCTCATCACCTCAATGTTCATGGAATCCCCGCTCGAATTCTCGATCTTCCCCTCCCTGCTGCTGGTAACCACCATGCTTCGGCTGGCATTGAACGTGGCAACCACACGCGCCATCCTTCTGCACGGCGATGAAGGAACCAGTGCAGCAGGATCAGTGATTCAGAGCTTTGGTGAATTCGTGGTTGGTGGCAACTACGTCATTGGGGTTGTCATTTTCATGATTCTCTTCATTTTGAACAAAACGGTCATCGTCCAAGGTACTACACGCATCGCAGAAGTCGCGGCACGGTTCACCCTCGATTCCATGCCCGGTAAGCAGATGGCTGTTGAGGCAGACCTCAATGCAGGGCTGATCGACGAAGACCAGGCTCGAGCCGAACGTGATAAAATCAGACGGGAATCGGATTTCTATGGCGCCATGGACGGTGCTGGCAAATTTGTTTCGGGTGACGTCAACGCAGGACTCATGATCACTGCGATCAACATCATCGGCGGTTTTTTCATCGGCATTCTGCAAAAAGACATGAACTGGATGGACGCGGCGCATACATATACCCTTCTGACCATCGGTGACGGTCTGGTTGCAACCATTCCCTCCCTGATCATTTCCACTTCCGCCGGTATCATCGTGTCACGCGCCGCAGCCGAAGCCAAGATGGGCGAAGAATTCATTGGCCAGCTCACCTTCCACCACCGTGCGCTGCGCCTTGTTTCCGCCATCCTGCTCGTATTCGCCATCGTCCCGGGCATGCCCACGCTGCCTTTCATGACTCTGGCGACCATAACTTTCGTGGTTTCACAAATATCCCGCAAGCAACACCAGTCCTTCGGCGATGCGGACGCTTCTGAACAAACACCCGATACGCCAACACTGGACACGCCCGAAGAGGTTCAGGCACTGTTGCCGCTGGACCAGCTGGAACTTGAGGTCGGCTACGGACTCATTCCACTGGTGGACGAGGAGCAAAACGGCAACCTGTTGTCGCGAATCCGCTCCATACGCCGACAGTACGCACTCGACATGGGTGTGGTCATCCCCTCCCTGCACCTGCGCGACAACCTGCAGCTCAAGCCCGGCGAATACAGGTTGCTCATCAAGGGCAACCCGGTCGCACAGGCCGAATTGCTCATCGACCACTACCTGGCGATGGATCCCGGCGATGCAAAACACCGCATCGAAGGTGTGGAAACCGTGGAGCCGGCCTTCAATCTGCCTGCCGTCTGGATTCCCGAGGCCCAAAAAGAAGAAGCCATGTTGGCAGGATACACCGTGGTGGACCCCGCCACTGTTGTGGCAACCCACCTTACCGAGGTATTCCGACGCAACCTTCACGAGTTCATCGGGCGCCAGGAAGTGCAAGACCTGCTGGACAACCTTCAGAAACGTGCTCCCAAGGCCGTGGAAAGTCTGGTCCCGGGTGTCCTCTCTCTGGGTGCTGTACAGAAGGTTTTCCAAGGATTGGTACAGGAAAACGTCTCCATCAGAGACCTGCTCACCATCGTGGAAACTCTGGCGGATTATGGCATCGCCACCCAGGATCCCGCACAACTCATAGAATATGTGCGGTCCCGCATGGGGCGCACCATAGTCAAGCCGTATCTCGGAGAAGACAATACCCTGTCCATCTTCACCCTGCATCCGGGCATTGACGAAACTCTGACACAAGGCCTTCGTCCCGCCGAACAAGGCGGCTACCTCGCCCTTGAGCCGGGAACGGCACAACAGATAATCCAGGCCATCAATCACACGGTTGAGAACGCTTTTGTGGCCGAAGGCCAACCGGTATTGCTGGCAAGCCCGCAACTCAGGCCCCATCTGGCACAGCTGCTGCATAGATTCATTCCGACATTGCCGATTCTTTCCCAGGCAGAAATTCCTGCGGACATCAAGATTCAATCGCTGGCAACCGTGGAGATTCAGTAA
- a CDS encoding flagellar biosynthesis protein FlhF — protein sequence MRMKTFRAPTQTVAYEMIKAELGEDAVILSNKSVSENGSKCCEIVAAIDESAPDITAAPTRDDVLDEALQASNGWQQEWGQIKGQIMALLRPQMNLEQLSPRQRLAMEYLEREEVGGEVLFNVFCSLREDGKRSILSVLDTMATTKPLGGKHWQRKVHAFAGPHGSGKTSSLIRVALQEKENNPTANICLVSADGSQGKGRLILKHYAELSGMAHREFITHEDVAALRREAGRFDMVLIDLPGISAQSHLNEWLDVHGLLDWQELAVHLVLNPYFCSRQFEIFMERYKSPKVASVIWTKLDEACTFGAILNTACASGLPISALSYGSGLKNSITPAEKEMIWRMLFMRQLPGSDN from the coding sequence ATGAGAATGAAAACATTCAGAGCTCCGACCCAGACGGTCGCATATGAGATGATCAAGGCGGAACTTGGCGAGGATGCCGTCATCCTTTCCAACAAGAGCGTTTCCGAAAACGGCTCAAAATGCTGTGAAATCGTTGCCGCGATCGATGAAAGCGCCCCGGATATCACGGCTGCTCCCACTCGCGACGATGTTCTGGACGAGGCACTGCAGGCCAGCAACGGCTGGCAGCAGGAATGGGGACAGATCAAGGGACAAATCATGGCCCTGCTCCGCCCGCAAATGAATCTTGAGCAGCTCTCCCCCCGCCAACGCCTTGCCATGGAATACCTTGAGCGTGAAGAAGTCGGCGGTGAAGTGCTGTTCAACGTATTCTGCTCACTGCGCGAGGACGGAAAACGCTCCATCCTCTCGGTTCTGGACACCATGGCAACAACCAAACCGCTCGGAGGCAAGCATTGGCAGAGAAAGGTTCACGCCTTTGCCGGCCCACACGGCAGCGGCAAGACTTCAAGTCTGATCCGCGTGGCCCTTCAGGAAAAGGAAAACAACCCGACGGCCAACATCTGTCTGGTTTCCGCTGACGGCAGTCAAGGCAAGGGACGCCTGATCCTCAAGCACTACGCCGAGCTCTCCGGCATGGCCCACCGGGAATTCATCACCCACGAGGATGTGGCCGCGTTGCGACGCGAAGCAGGCCGGTTCGACATGGTCCTCATCGACCTTCCGGGAATATCGGCTCAATCACATCTCAACGAATGGCTGGACGTCCACGGACTGCTTGATTGGCAAGAACTTGCCGTTCACCTGGTACTGAACCCGTATTTCTGTTCCCGCCAATTTGAAATTTTCATGGAGAGGTATAAATCTCCAAAGGTTGCAAGCGTTATCTGGACGAAACTGGACGAAGCCTGTACATTCGGTGCAATACTGAATACGGCATGTGCTAGCGGACTGCCGATTTCCGCACTTTCCTACGGTTCCGGACTGAAAAACAGCATAACGCCTGCTGAAAAAGAAATGATCTGGCGCATGCTCTTCATGCGACAGTTGCCTGGAAGCGACAATTAA